In Pseudophryne corroboree isolate aPseCor3 chromosome 3, aPseCor3.hap2, whole genome shotgun sequence, a genomic segment contains:
- the LOC135055665 gene encoding cyclin-dependent kinase 5 activator 1-like → MGTVLSLSPSYRKAGLFEGSSSSVAHYTAVQNSKNGKSLKRHSFILPWKRLVAVSSKKRQPKKSQTNGGYQNNVTQLNSENLKKSLSCANLSSFTQDSQDTLIKDPVSTVSKSAQEQQVRSSPKRVVVQASTSELLKCLGEFLCRRCYKLKHLSPTDPVLWLRSVDRSLLLQGWQDQGFITPANVVFLYMLCRDVISSELASEQELQASLLTCVYLSYSYMGNEISYPLKPFLVESSKEDFWDRCLSVIALMSPKMLRINADPKYFTQIFADLKAEGAQEDKKRLMIGLDR, encoded by the coding sequence ATGGGGACTGTCCTCTCTTTATCGCCAAGCTACCGCAAGGCGGGTCTGTTCGAAGGAAGCTCATCAAGTGTGGCCCATTACACTGCTGTCCAGAACAGCAAGAATGGAAAATCTCTGAAGAGACATTCGTTCATCTTGCCCTGGAAGCGACTTGTAGCTGTATCTTCTAAAAAGAGACAACCCAAAAAGAGTCAAACCAACGGTGGTTACCAGAACAATGTTACCCAACTGAACAGTGAGAACCTGAAAAAGTCTCTATCCTGTGCTAATTTATCAAGCTTTACACAGGACTCACAAGATACTCTTATTAAGGACCCTGTATCTACTGTCAGTAAGTCAGCTCAAGAGCAGCAAGTTCGCTCTTCTCCAAAACGTGTGGTGGTGCAGGCATCCACCAGCGAGCTGCTGAAATGTTTAGGCGAGTTCCTCTGCCGAAGGTGCTACAAGTTGAAGCATCTTTCACCCACAGACCCTGTTTTATGGCTTAGAAGTGTAGACAGGTCTCTCCTTCTTCAAGGGTGGCAGGACCAAGGATTCATCACCCCGGCCAATGTGGTCTTTCTGTACATGCTCTGCCGAGATGTCATCTCTTCAGAACTGGCCAGTGAACAGGAACTACAGGCATCCTTGTTAACCTGTGTATACTTGTCATACTCCTACATGGGCAATGAGATCTCTTATCCACTTAAACCCTTTCTTGTAGAGAGCTCAAAAGAGGACTTTTGGGACCGTTGCCTCTCAGTTATTGCATTAATGAGCCCAAAGATGCTGCGCATCAACGCTGACCCCAAATATTTCACACAAATCTTTGCTGATCTTAAAGCTGAGGGTGCACAGGAGGACAAAAAACGGCTTATGATAGGGTTGGATCGGTAA